The Geobacter metallireducens GS-15 region TCGGTGAGATGCGGATGGTGGCCGAGGGGGTGAAGACCGCCGAGTCGGCCTGGCGTCTTGCCAGCCAGATGGGGGTCGACATGCCCATCACCGAGAAGGTCTACCAGGTGCTCTACGAGGACAAGCCGGCACGGCAGGCGGTCCTTGAACTCATGACCCGCGACCCGAAGGCCGAGCGGGGGTAGGAACCCGAGTCCCCACACCCGTCGGAGGGTATGCCATGAACCTGCGCCTCACGATCAGGAACAAGCTTTTTCTGGCTACCCTCCTCATTCTCTTCATCTCCTACGCCATCCTTATCCAGACAACCGTCACCAGCATCAACACCTCCCTTGAAGACAACCTGGCCAAGGAACTTGCCGAGAACCTCCGCTACGCCAAAGACCAGTACTTCTCCCGGGCAGAGCACCTGAAGTACGCCCTCCTCCTCCCCGCCTCCGCGCAGACGGTGCAGGAGCGGGTCGAGAGGAGGGACAGGGTCTGGCTCCAGGAGACGGCGCGGCGCTGGAAGACCAGCCTCCCCTTCGCTGAGCCGTTCCTCTTTGTGGACCCGCAGCTGAAGGTCATCGCCGGCGATGGCGAGTCGGTGCCGGAGAATGTCCGCGAACTGGCTCCCATCGTGGAACGGGCGCTGCGGGAAAAACGGCCCGTTTCCGCAACCGAGCTGGTGAGCGACCGTTTCCTCTGCAGCGCCGGGGTCCGCGACTTCTGCTCCCGTCCTCCCTACGGAGACGGGAGCGTCATGATGATAACCGTCGTCGTCCCGGTACTGGCCGAGGGGGGGGAGGCCCTGGGCGCCATCGTGGCCGGGGAAGTCATCGACCGGGACGTGAAGCAGGCGGCCGGGACTCAGGAGATTTTCGGCAAGCAGGTGGTTGTGGCCGTCATCCGTGGCAATAGGCTTGCCCCGGCCGGCGTCAATCCTGCCTTCCCCTACCCTGCAGCCATCGCTCCCGATATCCTCGACAAGCTGGAGCGGGGGCAGTCGTTCGGAGGCGACGTCACCATCGGGGGAAAGGCCTACAAGACCGCTATCTCACCCCTCACCAACAGCCGCGGAGACTACGTGGGTTCCCTCTACGTGGCCCTCTCCCGGGACGATTTAAAGGGGATCCTCGGCGACAGCCTCAAGAATATCCTCGTATCCGCCGCCATCGGCATCGTCCTCACGTTTCTGACGGCCTTCCACGTGGCCCGCAGGTTGACCATGCCCCTGAACGCCCTTGCCGGCGGGGTGCGAAAGATCGAGAGCGGGGACTTGCGGCAACGGGTGGAGGTAACCACCGCCGACGAAGTGGGAGAGTTGGGAGAAGCCTTCAACCGCATGGCCCGAAGCCTGGAGGAGCGGGACCGGACCATCCGGGCCACGGCCCACGAACAGGCGGAGCTGAACCGCAAGCTCCAGGAGATGAATGAACACCTCGAAGAGAACGTGAGCGAACGGACAACAGCCCTGCAGATGGAGATGGGGCGTCTTGAGGCGATTCTCACCGGCATGGCTGAAGGAATTGCCGTCACCGACCGGGAGGGGAAAGTCATCCTCTTTAACCCCGCGGCCCAGCGGATCTTCGAGATGGTTCCCCCCCGGGTAATGGGGCATACCCTGGAGGAACTCTGTGCCGGCGGAGAGTTCTGTGCCCTCGCCGATTACGTCCGCACCATGAAAGAAACCGATGACTTGACCCCCCGCCGGGACGTGGAGATGTCCATGAAGGGGAAGAAACTCACGATCAGCCTTTCACCTTTCTGCGACCAGGGGGGAGCCTTGGCCGGCGTCGTCATGTCGGTGCGCGATGTGACCGGGGAAGAGGATGTGGATCGGGTGAAGACCGAGTTCATCTCCACGGTGTCCCATGAGCTCAAGACCCCCCTCACCTCCATCAAGGGTTCGCTCCAGTTCATCCACGACCGGGGGGAAGGGTTCGGCGGGATGGAGGGGGAGCTTCTCTCCGTCTGTCTCCGTAACACCGACCGGCTGATCCGGCTCGTGAACGATATCCTCGACATTGCCCGGATCGAATCGGGGCGGCTGGAGTTCGTGCCGGAGCCCCAGGATGTGCGGACCCTGGTCACCCACTCCATCGAGGAGCTGGCAGGGTACGCTCTGGAGCATGACGTCAGCGTCGAGAACCGCTGTGGCCAGGACCTCCCCCCCATCTATGGGGACCGGGACCGTCTCGTGCAGGTTCTCACCAACCTCCTCTCCAACGCGAT contains the following coding sequences:
- a CDS encoding ATP-binding protein codes for the protein MNLRLTIRNKLFLATLLILFISYAILIQTTVTSINTSLEDNLAKELAENLRYAKDQYFSRAEHLKYALLLPASAQTVQERVERRDRVWLQETARRWKTSLPFAEPFLFVDPQLKVIAGDGESVPENVRELAPIVERALREKRPVSATELVSDRFLCSAGVRDFCSRPPYGDGSVMMITVVVPVLAEGGEALGAIVAGEVIDRDVKQAAGTQEIFGKQVVVAVIRGNRLAPAGVNPAFPYPAAIAPDILDKLERGQSFGGDVTIGGKAYKTAISPLTNSRGDYVGSLYVALSRDDLKGILGDSLKNILVSAAIGIVLTFLTAFHVARRLTMPLNALAGGVRKIESGDLRQRVEVTTADEVGELGEAFNRMARSLEERDRTIRATAHEQAELNRKLQEMNEHLEENVSERTTALQMEMGRLEAILTGMAEGIAVTDREGKVILFNPAAQRIFEMVPPRVMGHTLEELCAGGEFCALADYVRTMKETDDLTPRRDVEMSMKGKKLTISLSPFCDQGGALAGVVMSVRDVTGEEDVDRVKTEFISTVSHELKTPLTSIKGSLQFIHDRGEGFGGMEGELLSVCLRNTDRLIRLVNDILDIARIESGRLEFVPEPQDVRTLVTHSIEELAGYALEHDVSVENRCGQDLPPIYGDRDRLVQVLTNLLSNAIKFSPRGERVVVTAERTSNYVAISVGDRGREILWSDRGKLFKKFQLLDNSDRRQHGGTGLGLAICKEIVEHHHGRIFYNEGTGGGNVFTFTVPVYEEQS